Proteins encoded by one window of Paraburkholderia sprentiae WSM5005:
- the glmS gene encoding glutamine--fructose-6-phosphate transaminase (isomerizing): MCGIVGAVAQRDVVAVLTEGLRRLEYRGYDSCGVAVLQHGAPRRVRSVERVASLAAQVEAARLSGTIGVAHTRWATHGAPVTDNAHPIFSRDEIALVHNGIIENHEALRDELKGLGYAFESDTDTEVIAHLIHYTREQDESRDLLTAVQRALQRLRGAYAIAVFANDEPDRVIGARAGSPLVVGVGERGTYLASDAMALSGTAEDFIFLEEGDVAVLSCDGVHIVDRDGASVRREVQTQHASHYAAELGPYRHYMQKEIFEQPQVVADATERVRAIAPALFGAKAERAFGEIDSLLLLACGTSYYSALTAKYWLESIAGMPTQVEIASEYRYRESVVNPCAMVVVVSQSGETADTLAALKHAQQLGHHHTLAICNVPHSSMMRLTELQYLTGAGPEIGVASTKAFTTQLVALFVLALTLGKKRGRVSADQEAHALRQLHRLPAALNSVLALEPQIVAWAQALARQQHALFLGRGVHFPIALEGALKLKEISYVHAEAYPAGELKHGPLAIVTNEMPVITIAPNDALLEKLKSNMQEVRARGGQLFVLADADAQIASGEGVRVIRLPAHYGPLSPILHVVPLQLLAYHTACARGTDVDKPRNLAKSVTVE, translated from the coding sequence ATGTGCGGAATAGTAGGAGCAGTGGCGCAACGCGACGTCGTTGCGGTACTCACCGAGGGTTTGCGCCGCCTCGAATATCGCGGCTACGACTCTTGCGGGGTCGCGGTGTTGCAGCACGGCGCGCCGCGCCGCGTGCGCAGTGTCGAGCGGGTCGCGAGTCTCGCGGCACAGGTCGAGGCCGCACGGCTGTCAGGCACGATCGGCGTCGCGCATACGCGCTGGGCGACGCACGGTGCACCCGTCACCGACAACGCGCACCCGATTTTTTCGCGCGACGAGATCGCGCTGGTTCACAACGGCATCATCGAAAATCATGAAGCGTTGCGTGACGAATTGAAGGGGCTCGGTTACGCGTTCGAATCGGATACCGATACGGAAGTGATCGCGCATCTGATTCACTACACGCGGGAACAGGACGAATCGCGCGATCTGCTGACGGCCGTGCAACGCGCGTTGCAGCGTCTGCGCGGCGCGTACGCGATCGCGGTGTTCGCGAACGACGAGCCGGACCGCGTGATCGGCGCGCGTGCCGGTTCGCCTCTCGTGGTCGGCGTCGGCGAGCGGGGCACTTATCTGGCGTCGGACGCGATGGCATTGTCGGGCACCGCGGAGGATTTCATCTTCCTCGAAGAAGGGGACGTCGCGGTGCTGTCGTGCGACGGCGTGCATATCGTCGATCGCGACGGCGCGAGCGTGCGGCGCGAAGTGCAGACGCAGCACGCAAGCCACTACGCGGCGGAACTCGGCCCGTATCGCCACTACATGCAGAAGGAAATCTTCGAGCAGCCGCAGGTGGTCGCCGATGCCACCGAGCGCGTGCGCGCGATCGCGCCAGCGCTGTTCGGCGCGAAGGCAGAGCGCGCTTTCGGCGAGATCGATTCGCTGTTGCTGCTGGCGTGCGGCACGAGCTACTACTCGGCGCTGACGGCGAAATACTGGCTCGAATCGATTGCCGGCATGCCGACACAGGTGGAAATCGCGAGCGAGTATCGCTATCGCGAGAGCGTGGTGAATCCGTGCGCGATGGTCGTCGTCGTCTCGCAGTCGGGCGAGACGGCCGATACGCTCGCCGCGTTGAAGCACGCGCAACAGCTCGGCCATCACCATACGCTCGCGATCTGCAACGTGCCGCACAGCTCGATGATGCGGCTCACGGAATTGCAGTACCTCACCGGCGCCGGACCGGAGATCGGCGTTGCGTCGACGAAAGCCTTCACGACACAACTGGTCGCGCTGTTCGTGCTTGCGCTCACGCTCGGCAAAAAACGCGGCCGCGTGAGCGCCGACCAGGAAGCGCACGCGTTGCGCCAGCTGCATCGTCTTCCGGCCGCGCTCAACAGCGTGCTCGCGCTGGAGCCGCAGATCGTCGCGTGGGCGCAGGCGCTGGCGCGCCAACAGCATGCGCTGTTTCTCGGCCGCGGCGTGCACTTTCCGATCGCACTGGAAGGCGCGCTGAAGCTGAAGGAAATCTCGTACGTGCATGCCGAGGCGTATCCCGCAGGAGAGTTGAAGCATGGGCCGCTCGCGATCGTCACGAACGAGATGCCGGTCATCACGATTGCGCCGAACGATGCGCTGCTCGAAAAGCTGAAGTCGAACATGCAGGAAGTGCGCGCGCGCGGCGGACAACTATTCGTGCTCGCGGATGCCGATGCGCAGATCGCGAGCGGCGAAGGCGTGCGCGTGATTCGGCTGCCCGCGCACTATGGGCCGTTGTCGCCGATCCTGCACGTGGTGCCGTTGCAGTTGCTGGCGTATCACACGGCCTGCGCGCGCGGCACCGATGTGGACAAGCCGCGCAACCTCGCGAAATCCGTCACCGTGGAGTAA